A stretch of Zootoca vivipara chromosome 13, rZooViv1.1, whole genome shotgun sequence DNA encodes these proteins:
- the TNNT1 gene encoding troponin T, slow skeletal muscle: MEKDLLELQTLIDVHFEQRKKEEEELVGLMSRIEHRRAERAEQQRVRTEKERERQNKLAEEKMRKEEEEAKKRAEDDAKKKKVLSNMGAHFGGYLVKAEQKRGKRQTGRETKIRILSERRKPLNVENLSEQQLRDTAKELHDWINQLESEKFDLMEKYKCQKYEINVLYNRISHAQKFKKGAGKARLGGRWK; the protein is encoded by the exons ATGGAGAAGGACCTCTTGGAGCTGCAGACCCTCATTGATGTGCACTTTGagcagaggaagaaagaagaggaggagctcGTTGGTCTCATGTCAAGGATT GAACATCGGCGGGCAGAACGCGCTGAGCAGCAGCGGGTCCGCACTGAGAAGGAACGGGAGCGGCAGAACAAACTGGCC GAAGAGAAgatgaggaaggaggaggaggaggccaagaAACGAGCAGAAGATGAtgccaagaagaagaaagtgCTATCCAATATGGGTGCTCATTTTGGCGGGTACCTGGTAAAG GCAGAGCAGAAACGTGGAAAGAGGCAGACAGGCCGTGAAACGAAGATCCGGATCTTATCGGAGCGAAGGAAGCCGCTCAATGTAGAGAACTTAAGCGAACAACAGCTGAG GGACACAGCCAAAGAGTTGCATGACTGGATCAATCAACTAGAATCAGAGAAATTTGACCTGATGGAAAAATACAAATGTCAGAAGTATGAG aTCAATGTTCTTTACAACCGCATCAGCCACGCCCAGAAATT CAAGAAAGGTGCTGGAAAAGCCAGACTTGGTGGGCgctggaaataa